The following are encoded together in the Anaerostipes caccae L1-92 genome:
- a CDS encoding FAD-dependent oxidoreductase, translated as MKYKALFEPVNIGSVTLKNRFVMPAMDSSTTTAEHKFSKQSIDYLSARAEGGFGLVIAEFMAVDPSGFATPNQVGIYDDSFIPNLRELTDAIHAKNGKCCAQIHHAGIQTKTSCIGMRPLAVSGIPSTKYKEPVHEMTSREVYALIEKFADAGLRAKKAGFDFVEVHGAHGYLIAQFLSKATNKRCDEFGGSYENRARFASEVIKKIKVRCGSDFPVLFRISADEFMNGGNKIEDAVVYAKLAEKAGADAIHISTGSAAGGNIVTTYYTDPGFNVENAAKVKKAVHVPVICVGRINDPALAEEIIESGQADLISLGRQSICDSEFPNKIYEGREEEIFHCTGCMQRCYYSPGCDELDQGISCMINPFSGKEGRWTIKEAEEKKKIAVVGGGAAGLEAAWILAKRGHEIRVYEKGEMLGGQYRVACVAPKKQDMGKTVQTYEALCRRYGVKIYLNTEITEENIEELHADVILLTTGAVPVIPAISGLDTEKVRLANDVLSGKTVITDKKVLMIGGGIVGCECAEFLHQYNNTVDIADMIPEFAEGLNKYPRAILLSSLREHGSAFYTETKVTEVLEDGIKGKRREEDICLRGYDEIVLAVGSKPNRSLEESLRKTGKEVHILGDAGEVRDAKYAIFEAAKLALSL; from the coding sequence ATGAAATATAAAGCATTATTTGAGCCGGTGAACATCGGCAGTGTCACACTGAAAAACCGTTTTGTAATGCCCGCAATGGACAGTTCCACGACAACGGCAGAACATAAATTTTCAAAACAGTCGATCGATTATCTCTCAGCCAGGGCCGAAGGGGGATTCGGACTGGTCATCGCAGAGTTCATGGCGGTGGACCCTTCCGGGTTTGCCACGCCGAATCAGGTTGGAATCTATGATGACTCTTTTATCCCAAATTTAAGAGAACTGACCGATGCCATCCATGCCAAAAACGGAAAATGCTGTGCACAGATCCACCACGCGGGTATCCAGACAAAGACAAGCTGTATCGGGATGCGGCCGCTTGCGGTTTCTGGAATTCCGTCTACAAAATATAAAGAACCTGTCCATGAGATGACTTCCAGAGAAGTATATGCCCTCATTGAAAAATTTGCAGATGCCGGGCTGCGTGCAAAGAAAGCAGGATTTGATTTCGTGGAAGTCCACGGGGCCCACGGCTACCTGATCGCCCAGTTTTTGTCGAAGGCTACAAATAAGCGGTGCGATGAATTCGGAGGCTCCTATGAAAACAGGGCACGGTTTGCATCCGAGGTGATCAAAAAGATCAAAGTCCGATGCGGCAGTGATTTTCCGGTGCTGTTCCGCATCAGCGCAGACGAGTTTATGAACGGGGGAAATAAAATTGAAGACGCGGTTGTCTATGCAAAACTTGCAGAAAAAGCAGGAGCAGATGCGATCCATATTTCCACCGGTTCTGCGGCAGGCGGAAATATTGTGACAACGTATTACACAGATCCGGGATTTAATGTGGAAAATGCGGCAAAAGTGAAGAAAGCCGTCCATGTTCCCGTAATCTGTGTGGGCAGGATCAATGACCCGGCTCTGGCCGAAGAAATCATCGAATCCGGGCAGGCAGACCTGATCTCACTGGGCAGACAGTCCATCTGCGACAGTGAATTCCCGAATAAAATCTATGAGGGCAGGGAGGAAGAAATATTCCACTGTACGGGGTGTATGCAGAGATGCTATTATTCTCCGGGATGCGATGAACTGGATCAGGGGATATCCTGCATGATCAATCCTTTCTCCGGAAAAGAAGGGCGCTGGACGATAAAAGAAGCGGAAGAAAAGAAAAAAATCGCAGTAGTCGGCGGAGGAGCTGCCGGACTTGAGGCAGCGTGGATTCTGGCGAAGAGAGGACACGAGATACGGGTCTATGAAAAAGGTGAAATGCTGGGCGGCCAGTACCGGGTGGCATGTGTGGCTCCTAAGAAACAGGATATGGGAAAGACCGTGCAGACGTATGAGGCGCTGTGCCGCCGATATGGAGTGAAAATTTATTTAAATACCGAAATCACAGAGGAAAATATAGAGGAACTTCATGCCGATGTGATCCTTCTCACAACCGGTGCCGTTCCGGTTATTCCTGCAATTTCCGGGCTTGATACAGAGAAGGTCCGGCTGGCCAATGATGTCTTAAGCGGGAAAACCGTGATCACAGACAAAAAGGTTTTAATGATCGGCGGAGGAATCGTAGGCTGTGAGTGTGCGGAGTTTTTACACCAGTACAATAACACTGTAGACATCGCAGACATGATCCCCGAGTTTGCGGAGGGGCTTAATAAATATCCAAGAGCAATCCTCTTGTCATCTCTGAGAGAACACGGATCTGCCTTCTATACGGAAACAAAAGTCACAGAAGTGCTGGAGGACGGAATCAAAGGCAAACGCCGGGAGGAAGACATCTGTCTCAGAGGATATGATGAGATCGTACTGGCAGTGGGCTCAAAGCCGAACCGTTCTCTGGAAGAATCGTTGAGAAAGACCGGGAAGGAAGTCCATATACTGGGAGATGCCGGGGAAGTGCGGGATGCAAAGTATGCTATTTTTGAAGCGGCCAAGCTGGCACTTTCACTGTGA